The following proteins come from a genomic window of Pyxidicoccus sp. MSG2:
- a CDS encoding tetratricopeptide repeat protein yields MPRFRFATHLAVGVAAVLSLRCGSNPPAVERVPFTPASDGVVLEQVPATAGDARARERAALRRALAGRPEQLDLALRLARLDIEESRMRGDPRYLGRAQAALAPWWDAASPPPGVRLLRATILQSRHEFPAALADLDAAVREDPRNAQAWLTRAVVLGVRGEHAEAARSCAPLAGLAGPLTAAVCEAQVKSLAGRSRQAYALLTDAMARGTPGPEAEAWALSTLAEAAARAGDTARAEKLFLRTLALDPGDAYTRAAYADLLLDAGRPREAATLVRGHTEDDNQLLRLVLAETALGSAEAATLAAELSERYAASHLRGDGLHAREEARFALHVEKAPDRALTLARASWDVQREPWDVRLLLETALAAGKPEAAAPAVEFLQAAGCEDPGLVALAERVRGSLP; encoded by the coding sequence ATGCCCCGCTTCCGCTTCGCCACCCACCTCGCAGTCGGTGTGGCCGCCGTGCTGTCCCTGCGGTGCGGAAGCAATCCTCCCGCCGTCGAGCGTGTACCCTTCACGCCCGCGTCGGACGGCGTGGTGCTGGAGCAGGTGCCCGCCACCGCGGGAGATGCCCGCGCCCGGGAGCGTGCTGCGCTGCGGCGCGCCCTGGCCGGCCGGCCCGAGCAGCTCGACCTGGCGCTGCGGCTGGCGAGGCTCGACATCGAGGAGAGCCGGATGCGGGGAGACCCGCGCTACCTCGGCCGGGCCCAGGCGGCGCTCGCGCCCTGGTGGGACGCGGCCAGCCCTCCGCCCGGCGTGCGGCTGTTGCGTGCCACCATCCTCCAGAGTCGACATGAGTTTCCCGCCGCGCTCGCGGACCTCGACGCGGCCGTGCGGGAGGACCCGCGCAACGCGCAGGCGTGGCTGACGCGCGCGGTGGTGCTGGGTGTGCGGGGCGAACACGCCGAGGCGGCCAGGAGCTGCGCGCCGCTCGCTGGCCTCGCCGGGCCGCTGACGGCCGCCGTGTGCGAGGCCCAGGTGAAGAGCCTCGCCGGCCGCTCGCGCCAGGCCTATGCGCTGCTCACCGACGCGATGGCCCGGGGGACACCGGGCCCGGAGGCGGAAGCGTGGGCGCTCTCCACGCTGGCCGAGGCCGCCGCTCGCGCGGGCGACACGGCGCGCGCGGAGAAGCTCTTCCTCCGGACGCTCGCGCTGGACCCCGGTGACGCGTACACGCGCGCCGCCTACGCGGACCTGCTGCTGGACGCGGGGCGCCCGCGCGAGGCCGCCACCCTGGTGCGCGGGCACACCGAGGACGACAACCAGTTGTTGCGCCTCGTGCTCGCGGAGACGGCGCTCGGCTCGGCGGAAGCCGCGACGCTCGCCGCCGAGCTGTCCGAGCGCTACGCGGCCAGCCACCTGCGCGGAGACGGCCTGCACGCGCGCGAGGAGGCCCGCTTCGCGCTCCACGTGGAGAAGGCGCCGGACAGGGCCCTCACGCTCGCGCGGGCTTCGTGGGACGTGCAGCGCGAGCCGTGGGACGTGCGGCTCCTGCTGGAGACCGCGCTCGCCGCCGGGAAGCCGGAGGCCGCGGCGCCCGCCGTGGAGTTCCTCCAGGCCGCCGGCTGCGAAGACCCTGGACTGGTGGCGCTCGCCGAGCGCGTGCGTGGGAGCCTGCCTTGA
- a CDS encoding DUF4331 domain-containing protein, with product MRAKKLAAALTVATALGATGALASSHREAPFITEMPKVDATDFYMFRSYESGRDAYVTLIANYLPLQDAYGGPNYFSLDPDALYEIHVDNTGDAVEDITFQFRFTNTLAANGNGVTLPIGTGANQKNVAVPLVNVGPITAADRSKLNVQESFTLKVVRGNRRTGTAADVTNASGGSATFLKPTDYIGTKTFGDANAYAAYAGQHIYSVNIPGCTGQAKLFVGQRKESFAVNLGPIFDLVNAPASVIADAANRNAVPNPLDDKNITTLALEVPISCLRTAAQPVIGGWTSASVRQARAINPKATFTMPAREGGAWAQVSRLGMPLVNEVVIGLKDKNRFNASEPKDDAQFADYVTHPTLPALLEVLFTTAGVRAPTVFPRADLVAAFLTGVTGVNANGSTAEMQRLNVELPVTASASQNNLGAAGCFKDGALDTTLAGCDPAGFPNGRRPGDDVVDIELRVSMGYLLANDTQAPSRNIPFHDAVLQDASQFDTTFPYLRTPNAGAHGDGT from the coding sequence ATGAGAGCCAAGAAGCTCGCGGCGGCATTGACCGTCGCGACCGCACTGGGTGCCACCGGCGCCCTGGCGTCCAGCCACCGGGAAGCTCCCTTCATCACGGAGATGCCCAAGGTCGACGCCACCGACTTCTACATGTTCCGCAGCTACGAGTCGGGTCGGGATGCCTACGTCACGCTGATTGCCAACTACCTGCCCCTGCAGGATGCGTACGGCGGTCCCAACTACTTCTCGCTGGACCCGGATGCGCTGTACGAAATCCACGTCGACAACACCGGTGACGCCGTCGAGGACATCACCTTCCAGTTCCGCTTCACCAACACCCTGGCCGCCAACGGCAACGGCGTCACCCTGCCCATTGGCACGGGGGCCAACCAGAAGAACGTGGCGGTGCCGCTCGTCAACGTGGGGCCCATCACCGCGGCGGACCGCAGCAAGCTCAACGTCCAGGAGTCCTTCACCCTGAAGGTCGTCCGGGGCAACCGCCGCACGGGCACCGCCGCGGACGTGACGAACGCCAGCGGCGGCAGCGCCACCTTCCTCAAGCCGACGGACTACATCGGCACGAAGACGTTCGGTGACGCCAACGCCTACGCCGCCTACGCGGGCCAGCACATCTACTCCGTGAACATCCCCGGCTGCACCGGCCAGGCGAAGCTGTTCGTGGGGCAGCGCAAGGAGTCCTTCGCGGTCAACCTGGGCCCCATCTTCGACCTGGTGAATGCGCCGGCCTCCGTCATCGCCGACGCCGCCAACCGCAACGCGGTGCCCAACCCGCTGGACGACAAGAACATCACCACGCTGGCGCTGGAGGTCCCCATCTCCTGCCTGAGGACGGCGGCGCAGCCCGTCATCGGCGGGTGGACCTCGGCGAGCGTGCGCCAGGCGCGCGCCATCAACCCGAAGGCCACCTTCACCATGCCGGCCCGTGAGGGCGGCGCGTGGGCGCAGGTCAGCCGCCTGGGCATGCCGCTGGTCAACGAAGTCGTCATCGGCCTCAAGGACAAGAACCGCTTCAACGCCAGCGAGCCCAAGGACGACGCCCAGTTCGCCGACTACGTCACCCACCCCACGCTGCCCGCGCTGCTGGAGGTGCTCTTCACCACCGCCGGCGTGAGGGCGCCCACCGTGTTCCCCCGTGCGGACCTGGTGGCGGCCTTCCTCACCGGCGTGACGGGCGTGAATGCCAACGGCTCCACCGCGGAGATGCAGCGCCTCAACGTCGAGCTGCCGGTGACGGCCAGCGCGAGCCAGAACAACCTGGGCGCCGCGGGCTGCTTCAAGGACGGTGCGCTCGACACCACCCTCGCCGGCTGCGACCCGGCGGGCTTCCCCAACGGTCGCCGCCCCGGTGACGACGTGGTGGACATCGAGCTGCGCGTGTCCATGGGCTACCTGCTGGCCAACGACACGCAGGCGCCGTCGCGCAACATCCCGTTCCACGACGCCGTGCTCCAGGACGCGTCGCAGTTCGACACGACCTTCCCCTACCTGCGCACGCCCAACGCGGGCGCTCACGGCGACGGGACCTGA
- a CDS encoding HupE/UreJ family protein, with protein sequence MSRLVTLLLLLAPLAALAHKPSDSYLHLTRDGSGFTGRWDVALKDLDEVLTLDAEGDGAITWGELRARQSDVAGYVLARLSLGADGTPCTLEPGSAARVVRHSDGAYAVLDFAARCPAAPTALDVDYSLLFDRDPQHRGIVRVANGSASETLVLSASNHTARVSLEGLSPWRRFGGMVVEGVKHIFAGLDHLLFLFALLLPSVLRREADGRWVPVRAFGPAVKDVVKVVSAFTVAHSLTLSAAVLGFVSLPSRFVESAIAASVIAAALNNVFPVVRGTRWVAALALGLLHGFGFASTLADLELPGGSLAVTLLGFNVGVELGQLACVAAFLPLAFTLRGSVLYRRALLVGGSAAIALVACVWFAERAFGMGMSFT encoded by the coding sequence TTGAGCCGCCTTGTCACGCTGTTGCTGCTGCTCGCCCCGCTGGCCGCGCTGGCTCACAAACCGAGCGACAGCTACCTGCATCTGACGCGCGACGGGAGTGGCTTTACCGGCCGCTGGGACGTCGCGCTGAAGGATTTGGACGAGGTCCTCACCCTGGACGCGGAAGGGGACGGCGCGATTACGTGGGGCGAATTGCGCGCGCGCCAGTCGGACGTCGCTGGCTATGTGCTCGCGCGCCTGTCGCTGGGCGCGGACGGCACCCCGTGCACGCTGGAGCCGGGGAGCGCCGCGCGCGTGGTGCGCCACTCGGACGGTGCCTACGCGGTGCTGGACTTCGCCGCACGCTGCCCGGCGGCCCCCACGGCGCTGGACGTGGACTACTCGCTGCTGTTCGACCGGGACCCGCAGCACCGCGGCATCGTCCGCGTCGCCAACGGGAGCGCGAGCGAGACGCTGGTCCTCTCCGCCTCGAATCACACGGCCCGCGTGTCGCTGGAGGGCCTGTCCCCCTGGCGCCGCTTCGGGGGCATGGTGGTGGAGGGCGTGAAGCACATCTTCGCGGGACTGGACCACCTGCTCTTCCTCTTCGCCCTGCTGCTGCCGTCGGTGCTGCGCCGCGAGGCGGACGGGCGTTGGGTGCCGGTGCGGGCCTTCGGCCCGGCGGTGAAGGACGTCGTGAAGGTGGTGTCCGCCTTCACGGTGGCCCACTCGCTCACATTGAGCGCCGCCGTGCTCGGCTTCGTGTCGCTGCCCTCGCGCTTCGTCGAGTCCGCCATCGCCGCGAGCGTCATCGCCGCCGCGCTCAACAACGTCTTCCCCGTGGTGCGCGGCACGCGCTGGGTGGCGGCGCTCGCGCTGGGTCTGCTGCACGGCTTCGGCTTCGCGTCCACGCTGGCCGACCTGGAACTGCCGGGCGGCAGCCTCGCCGTCACGCTGCTGGGCTTCAACGTGGGCGTGGAGCTGGGCCAGCTCGCGTGCGTGGCCGCCTTCCTCCCGCTGGCCTTCACCCTGCGCGGCTCGGTGCTCTACCGCCGGGCGCTGCTCGTCGGAGGCTCGGCTGCCATTGCCCTGGTGGCGTGTGTCTGGTTCGCCGAGCGCGCGTTCGGCATGGGCATGTCCTTCACCTGA